Genomic DNA from Vanessa atalanta chromosome 17, ilVanAtal1.2, whole genome shotgun sequence:
CTGAATTCATTGAAAACGCAAGAAATAGATACACTATGCCTGGTGTGAAAGTGAGAGTGAAAAGATATGCAAtggagaaaataaattaatgtgtaCATTTCACTGTTGCCTAAATCATGTTTATCATAAgcgttttatgtaattaaattttataagtaaatttatgttaagttttcaattaaacaGTGCATTATTCCCCAAATATTTATTAGCGACtttcgaatattaaatacatttctcaAAAATTAGTTTGCTTAggttgtattgttatttaataagagGTTTCCAAATTCAGTTATTCATTAGAATCCATTCTAGGAGTCGGACCTTTGTTATATAAGACATCATCATCGTCGTCATCGTCGTCTTCGTAACCTTTATCGTTTTTGTTTTCCTTTGATTCAGGTTCGACCTTTTGTTGACTTGACATGTATTTCAATTTGTATGTGCCCTCCGAgtcatatctaaaataataaaaaaatatatattattatagtctgAGGTACATCTGTGCAGAAATTTATGAAATGAGTGTTCACAAAAATTAAGTGAAAATCTCGCACGGCGTCCGTTtgagacaaaaattaaatatataaatgtgaaatgaatttcataatatttgtgaTTGAAAGGAATAGGATAGACGGGTATATCGACCAACAATGTTAAGTCACCTCTGTCTTTAGACATTGAcattgtacgaaatattaaacaaatgctACCTCTATGCGCTTCCAAccatgagaactaagatgttatataccATTTCAGCTCGTTGTTGTGTAAGcctatatagttatataaatatccgcaataataaaatatgcacaTTAAGACGTTTTTGCTCATCGATTGATTAAAGGCGTCAGTCCATTTTTGAAGCTAAACTTAAcactgattttaaatttatgtattagtatgtatattacTCTTACTTTGCTTCGAGTTTTTTCCAATCTTCTGGCTTGTGATCGATGATATAATGCATGACCTTATCCGCACCATCACGCTGTTTTTCGGTGCATTTACTACAATCATTTTCAATCGCATCTGGTAGGTTTCCTGTCGtataacacattttaattaaactgattaatattttatgaagtgAAGAAAAACAGGCAAGATTTGACACTCAATGAAACAAAATCGTTTCACAACAAagagaaaaacataaaaaataataatatacttaattattaagtttcacTTCTACCGTTTCTGAACTGTAGCCGCACACTATTTTATCAAAtgcaactttttttatataaattaattactttattaaaaataaatcttttgccTACGTATTTGCTATGGGAAAAAGATTtccgtttaaaaaatatagtatattatttttctatactatTACATAGAGTCGGATATGAAACGATAAGTACCTACATAAAAACAGGGCCGGGTTATCAATTAGTCAGCGTATGCAACCGCTTAGAGGCTCAAATCGACTCGATCGATCGAATCGATCCGAAAAATTTGGGAAATAtggttttaaaattcattatcaATGACATTGTTGGGATAAATTAGGGTGATATCAATATAGTAGAAGAACATATTTTACCATAGTTAGAAAAGGTTGAAGGGGGAAAAGTACATCGCCTAAGAGCACCGACGCGGTTAATCCGAccttggtaaaaaatatattacttagtaATAGCAACTGTTGGAGGTTTGTATAGTCTTACTTTTTAATTCCTTCCCATCCGGAGTACAAGGTCCTTTATCTAGGAGGCAGTTCACGTATCCCGCTAACAATCTATCGCTGctcaaaatttcatctaaatctaCACCGTCGTACATGGTTGTGTATGTGGAGTTTTCACAGTCACATTGGTAAACGAAGTAAAGGACCAATATGGTTGATATGAAACGTTTCATTCTTTTTGACTgaaataaaccattttttattgaaaatattaataatattatgaatatctatttataaattacttaaaaataaataaaaaaaagttgtttaatgAATCACTAAGTTGAAAGAAAACTGatacataatattcatttaataatcaataagttaaaaacaaagtttattgaatacatgtatgtattgttacgaaagaaaatgtatttgaaaCTTCAGCTCAACTCGTTACCGAACtaggttaaaattaaatttcaagattTTCCGTTACATAGAACaaggtaaataaaatcttataaaacaaaattattaaattttatgactagGAATCTgataaataaagctttattctgaataaaatattgttaaaaataaatggaattacTGTAGAGGTAGCAAAaaatgatgtatgtatgtatgcattacgtaatttttttttacattttatagtttacaatttacatatgtaaattattaaccaAACAAAATTGAGAGTACAAGCCTGAATTACAATACacactataaaaaattaaggcaGATACACACTACTCGTACACAAATTATTCTGCCAATATCACAGCATGATAgagaaatataacaaatagtatTCCGTACCTGGTACAAAATTTAAGTCAATAATACAGCGTGAtagtgtacaaaataaaaaaaaaatgtgattctcGCTGTAGTCAGGGTACAAATACTCTTTTATACTGACAGACATAATATTCAGGTTATTATCCAAGAAATTGATGTTGTTAATGTATTCTGATCGATGAAAATTACTATGAACAACATGCAAGCTACTTTATAGTTGTTAATGTTAGTTTTACCtacataaaagaatatttatttgtttttcgtttttaaCTAATACATTAAAAgcatatgtttaaaattatttataaatttataaacaataggtaatatttcttaaataaagatttctattaaaatcaaaacatcatctaattataatttttaactaacTGAATCTGAGATATATGAAATCCTTCATATTAATACACTTGCAATGCCCATCCACTGGTTAGTGAAAGCCCTCTAGAAATTCCACTTTACTGTATACTTATGgtgaaattatgattaaaattaagaaaaagtataatctcaaaaaattgagaaatttatatatttaaatatattaatttgttggCAAATAGCAATGCAAAAAGCATGTGTTACGTGACGGATTTTCTTCTTtgaacaaaatgttatttatgagaAATTTCAAGTggattaaaatgttttcttatgtTTAGCAGTATTATAAAAGAGCTCAAATTGATATACATAGGTGAATGTTGCCCTAAGTTTtagatatgattatttattgagGTGACCAATAAGTGCCTATATTAATCGTTTATCACAGATCTTCAATCCAAAAAACCATTTGTGGAGATCCTCAACTTGGAAAAGATACGGCTTGAAGATGTAACTCTGTCGCAAGATATGGTACTTTGTATGGAACCTCATTGGATCAAATGTCAATGTCCTTAAAGGCTGCACGCaccgcacctgcaagccccccggtgttgcagatgtcaatGGGCAGTggcagtcactttccatcaggtgagccttctgctcgtttgccacctataacatgaaaaaaatcccatatcttcttatatattaatagcgtaagtcgatttttgtaccagtgattatgggacgatggctgcacatccaaaaatcggttatggtctcatttagaagagctccagccgtagatgtgctgAAAGTTAAAGATGATTCTTTATTGCTATTTACTAAattgatacaattaaataaataatgaattttagagAGAGGTATACAGGTACGAAagtcctaaaaaatcttttgaataaaagcGAGGTTTCGCTGGAGTTTATATTAAGTGGGAACCCTATGTAAAAGAATAACGGCAAGATAGCCTCAGTGAGTCACACGAATTTGAAAAGATATgtgacttaattaaaattaacttaagtaAAATCCTGATCACTTTTTGGGAGTGCTGGCTTTTTTGGTAGAGGCATAATCAGCTTTAAAAATTCTGTTTGTTTCTtgactaaatttgaatttaattcaaaattacagACAGAGCTAACTAAAGAGTTTTAAAATACGaagcaaacaattttattaaaccaaTGATAAGTTGTCTTAGACATGTACGTTtgcttgaatattaatatttatgtttgattCTTAaacgtgtaaaataaatatttgtcttcTTTTATTTGCATCATTGCTCTGAAGTATTTTCCTTTCAAGTGTATGACtagattattactataataattttgaaattaacattACTATTGTGAATTCTATTAGGGTCCATTGGGATcgattcttggaccatttctcttccttatTTTCATCGTAGAGAACATAAATGAGATGctaaaagcatttattttatcaaataaacggttaaaatattaatatttaactaataaattatcaaGGAATGAAACCAAAATGATAACGTCCTTTACTCGACTGCATAAAGTCTGTCGCTCTTTTATAGagctttttaaaagattttacaacagtattccaaaaaatactgaataaagATATGATTAAAGGGTGACATGTATGTAAGTTACAGCTAAACTGAGTAGTGATTTTCATTGATTTCATTTCCTCCAGAGTATTTGTTGTAATGAATGTTGttgtcaattataaaaatcagcAAAACTAATAGATTGACTGTAATTACTTTTTGAAGACTTTTCTCAGGATTAGCTCTACTTTAATTGCTTAGGCggtaaaaatttaacttaaaaaaaaactctttttacAAATAGTCTATTTATCTGTGCTTACctactaacaaaaatattttaaatttaatttgagttcCACTACATACCGTAGGAGTAGTTCTTACTCAGCTGAATCACCGAAAAACTTTGTTTTGGtctcgtgtttatttttaaaggtgAGTGACCCGCTTAAATCTCAATTACTAGTACTTTGGCATACGGTTACCTATCGTATACCTGGTATGATATTTCTTTTTGGATCAGAAAAACTACTAGACTAAATTTATTTAGCGGAGGTTTGCGTATATAGGGCGAAATATATCTATATGAGGAAATTCAAGATTTACAATACGCAATTATTTTAACGTACTCGTAGTAGACACAATTCCAATATTAACGACAGAACGCAACTTTTCTCTCTCTCTCAACTAGAATTTGGGTGCCCTAgtctagttaaataaaataatttaaagagacCTGCTGGAGTCCCTCAATAACAATCGTGTTCAAGACTAGTCAAAGCGAACCCCAAGACACGGCACCAGGGTTATTGTACGCCCTACACCCTTGTTTGAGATAGTAGTGtaagattaaaatgttttgtctcTATTGACCAGAATGAGCATAATACGTCTAATTAAAATGCGCTGTGATTAAACTTGTTGTTTATGGTTAGAGGTGGTCTATAAGATTTCGTTTTAGTATTTATCATGACACTTCTTTTCTCCCAATGTTTTATGCAGCTACACAAAGGAACCCTGAAACTCACAGATCATACTTCTATTATACCTAATAGTTATATAAACGACCGAATGACTTGTGGCCGTGGCACCGTCCGATACGATAACGTGACATTACTATGCTCGTTCTAAAGGTGACCATTTGAATCATATATTCAACATATCTGTTCACTCAAGAAGTTCATTCCTCCATGTGGAATTATAACctagtttgtaattttttaatgtccTAATACTAACATAATATATCTCACGCAAACTTAGACATTTTGTAAGCATATGATAATTCAGCGTGACTTTCAGTCACTTTCGTGACTGAATAGAATCATGACGGCATATACATGTTCGCACGGCCTATAAGCGTCGGCTTAAGGACATTTAAAGGCTTCGCTGGCTTAAGATTTTTGGCGCATATCCTCTGCGCATATTGGTAACggacacacatgtggcagacaTTCATCCAACACATATAGGTTTTCTCAAGATAATTTACTTGACCGTCAAGCACGatgtgaattatataaaataaataaaataaaataaatacaaatgaaaaggaaattcagtggtgtttgttCGGGCTTGAAACTCAATCGGTGGTTAAGATTGACGTGTTCTAATACATAGCCATTTTGGCTTGAATtttggtttttaatattttaatatttgtaacgaAATACGAAAATGTTTATcgtaaattttatctttatacatGTAAAATATCTTTGTGTATGTGTTTATGTAAGTGAACTCCTAAACGGACCGatttctatgaatattttttttgtgtcggCTGGCATTACGACCCGAAGGTTAATAAAATTCTCACTTCACCCGGGCGAAGTCGGGTTGGGCAacttgtgtatatatttatatatataaatatatccatatatgtatacacatgTCACTGAACTCTTTCTAAACGGTTGGATCGATTTTGATTTAAAGTTTTGTGTGTGTGAATGGTAAGAACCCATTCAACGGCTTGGATTTGGTTTTGGACCTGGGAGGCATAGCCGTAGCCGTAGGGGGAGGGGGCGTTTCATTGTGGGTGTTCAGGCTATGATGAGTCGAAGTTTCAGCGATGCTCAAACTGTAATAAGAAGAAAATTTCCACGAGCATACGAAATGCATTGTAATGCTCATTCACTTAATTTGCAAAATGCGGATCCTATTTAAGGGTTTGGGTAAATTAACTTGTATCGGGACTTTTTCACGCATTTGCACTACTGTACTGAAAGAATCACAAGATATTAATAGCAATGTCCGAAACTCGATGGGTGGAAAGACAAAACGGTGTGATgcgttttgattaaattattttggctGCAGCGTAtgctttgaaaatattaagcatATGATAAAGAGGGACTTCGCAAGCAGCTAACCAATTGCTGGTCACGACTTATAATCTTAACATAGCCAACAATTTGattgacgtttttttttcaataataatccatttttgaaaatatgtaaaagTTTTGGGATCTCGCAACAGTATGTGATCAACTCGACGTTGTAATTACTGTTGATTTAATCAAGCTAAGCGACTAAACAGCTATGTGTTCCCTACTGAGGGTGGGGCGTCAACATCAACAGGAATGCATCTGTTGACACTCCAGATGAATATTACACACGCCCTTCATTTAtcccttttattattattaattattcaaaagaaCGTCTCGCTACTCACAAATCAATAATAGGGTCGCTATTATTACTGATGCCACAGAAACTTAGAACTAGCACTTGTTACCTGACCTGCATAGCGAAGTATACTTTTACAACCCTAAATTCTGAAGTGGAGTTTATAGTGTGGCGAGCGAAGTGGTCAAGAATGGTTATTCCGCAATAAGCCACACCCACTGAAGCTCTAGACAACAGTAACGTAATAATGTTCCCTATGATTCACAAGCTCCTTGTGAACATGTGCGTCCTGGCGCAAGACTAGAGCGTACTTTGCCTCGTTGAGGAGGctgaaaacaaattaagaaacaGCACTAAACAGTCCCGACTAACTATATAGATAGGCCTTGAAGAGTATTCATCGTGACTAACTTATCACCTACGTCGCCGGTTGTCTTTgaatttcaattgtatttaagtaaaattatgtattttttttatataatccttatttcgaaataaaaattattactcgACCCCCCGAAATGACTTGCTGatgatcatgatgatgatgatgaggtgCTGCGATCGTGTTCCAGGAATTTCCattaacaaacaataacattacattttatctttaaacataatatttcttatgtatttTTCAACGCACGTAGGTGTAGAATCAAAtacacgtttatttttttttaataattccgtTGTCTCGACTCTCGGACCActaaatggtaaaaaaatgaAGTCAATATCCTCTGATTGTgagttcaaataataattaatggtaATAACTGGTATTATTAAcggtttcatatatttattttttaacgtgtGTAgtacaacatataaatatagttacttttttcaacGTAGGctcttataaaatacttactacatacttttgaatcgtatcTAATGTTGCCACTGATTTCTGAATCAGTGGCAACTTTAGATACATTCTGATGTAGAATATACAGAGGAGACCCAGCAATAAGCTTAGTTTATaccttttcattaataaaattacatgtgataatcataatatacatttatttatcatcCGCCAAAATTTGCGACCATTGCGATAATAGCTCCACGATTATTATCatccattataatattttacaagattatataaatggtaCAAAATCGTGCattttaatacttgttgactttcagacaggatgaattgtttaaatgtaattttatttaattgacataactttaaatttcaaatattgtaaaagaGATTCTTGCCTGTTCTATTATAATCTAAATTCCAAACAggcggtagctttaaatttgaaacaattttGTTAGAAACGATTTAAAAGCGCTTGcaaaagtacattttgattcgatttgatATTTCttctagataataatattactaagagagttcaaaacaaaataaattgttacacgTATTAAGTTCTGGTTGTAAATTTagcttcaatatttaaaaagatatatgatttgtatttgagccaatatagatatatcattatttatctaTTGCTATCATTATCAATGCTAGAACCAACTAGATTTCTGATTTGGACGCAGGGTATTCTATTTTTCAAACATGATATATGTGAAAAAAGGTATTTTAGATATAACAAGAAAAGTtcgttgtttattattaactttgtcacacttgtacatatttttcttcCTAATTGTTTATAGTTGATGCTTTCAAAATggattaaactaaataaaatctcaACAGCCCAACGGTATAGAGGCATTATAGCGATTTGAGAGTCCGAAGTTCCAGGCTAATGATATTTTAGATCCTCTTCTTAACACAAGCTTTTCACTTagtttgaaagaaaaataataacatcaatGACTATTAATGACAAATAAGGcttgtgttatataaaaaaaatcgataatttCACAAAACATTTAACGTAAACAAATACAATCCCTCCAAAGAAAATAGAATAACATCCAAGATTACATGGaaaatgattgaaaataaaatgagtattaataaaattaaaacaagaatattCAACGACCATGTAGGCTAAAAAAAAATCGGCATTGAaacgtattaacaaaacaacGTCACTTGACAGAAGATATCATTTGCGCTCGGGGTTTTTACAAGTAATAATCTTTGACGTAAAAGATTAAGACCGGTCTGGCTTACACCTTGATATTAAAcgtcacaaaaaaataaacccgAATTGTAAGACCATGtgcagataatttttttattttattaaaataaattcctgATGTATTGTCGTGGTGTGAGTCAAAGATTAATAACGAAAACTTGTAAGTTATCAGCTTTACTTAAAGTATATATtccttttaaatatcaattctgttaattaaaatatttgattgtttgAACGCACTAaccgtagtattttttttaaagcattgaTAGGTCATCGCTTCCCTTAAATCGGCGCAGTAAGACGTTGTAACCGTTTCCTTATTGCCTATGCtctaccaaccttggtaactgagATGTAACGTCAATGGCGCCTGTAGTGGTataatacactggctcacttacccttcaaaacgcaacacaacaatactaagtgttgttGCTTAGTGGTTATGTCATCTACAAATctggttaaaaataatatattatagaggTTGGGTAGTCCCTTTATTGAGAAACTATAATGCGGTTAAGCCGCGCGTAAAACGTAGTATAGTTATgtgcaaattttattattattttttttttcttaaattgtcaAGTAGGCGTAGGTAAAAAGTAACTATtacatatagtattatatagcATTGTACTGTTTGCTGAAGCGGTTTGAAGCATAATATGTTGACAATGTTTCGAGGAAACGTTGGAATTGTACGGCCAAATGCAAATACACTTCTTGCACAAAGTAATTAAGTGAtatatgtcattatttaatcaagaattttttaaattcttactaGATATATGGAAAAATCactattttaatagaaaaatatatctctaatattaaaaatagctcCAGTACTAGCCATGACCGTTGGAATCATGCAAGAATTTTGGTATTTCTGtggaaaatgaaatgaaatgaaaaattaatcataattattttagattttttatataccgAGATAGAGTGACGCgttacaaaagaactaaaacaaacgagccaactttattatcttggtgtgcgtgacagctacgcttgatacTCATGAAACGTCATACTATTTTACGAGTGTGCGTGTACTTGGTTACCCACTGTTGACCATGTATTTACAGCTTTGATAATCTATCTagacataataataatcatagataattttaatagcCATTAAGTATGATATTTTAGTGTAGCATTGGATCTCTATGCCAGGCTTTGAAGTTCTAATGACAgttgctttataatatttattattatagtagaaataaaattgattaaatagaTGGATGAGGAAAATTTTGTGCCCgtcggggtaggtaccacccactcatcagatattctaccgccaagcagcagtactcagtattgttgtgttccgttgtgaagggttagtgagccagtgaaactacaggcacaagggatgtaacatcttagttcccaagtttggtggcgcattggttatctaaggaatggttaatatttcttacaacgccattgtctatgggcggtggtaaccacttaccatcaggtggcccatttgctcgtccgcctactgatatcataaaaaaaaaatcaacactcactttactttcat
This window encodes:
- the LOC125070219 gene encoding ejaculatory bulb-specific protein 3-like, translated to MKRFISTILVLYFVYQCDCENSTYTTMYDGVDLDEILSSDRLLAGYVNCLLDKGPCTPDGKELKRNLPDAIENDCSKCTEKQRDGADKVMHYIIDHKPEDWKKLEAKYDSEGTYKLKYMSSQQKVEPESKENKNDKGYEDDDDDDDDVLYNKGPTPRMDSNE